From Klebsiella electrica, the proteins below share one genomic window:
- the mmuP gene encoding S-methylmethionine permease, whose translation MQTTQQQGGQLKRTMKTRHLIMLSLGGVIGTGLFFNTGYIISTTGAAGTLLAYLIGALVVWLVMQCLGELSVAMPETGAFHVYAARYLGPATGYTVAWLYWLTWTVALGSSFTAAGFCMQYWFPQVPVWVWCVVFCAVIFALNVISTRFFAEGEFWFSLVKVVTIIAFIILGGAAIFGFIPMQDGSPAPGLHNITAEGWFPHGGLPILMTMVAVNFAFSGTEIIGIAAGETQNPHQVIPVAIRTTIARLIIFFIGTVFVLAALIPMQQAGVEKSPFVLVFEKVGIPYAADIFNFVILTAILSAANSGLYASGRMLWSLSNEKTLPACFAKVNKNGVPLIALSVSMLGGVLALFSSVVAPDTVFVALSAISGFAVVAVWLSICAAHFMFRRRHLQQGKALSELHYRAPWYPLVPVLGFILCLVACIGLAFDPSQRIALWCGIPFVALCYGAYYLTRSRTLTQEPQHVAE comes from the coding sequence ATGCAAACAACACAACAACAAGGTGGGCAGCTTAAGCGCACCATGAAGACGCGCCACCTGATCATGCTGTCGCTGGGCGGCGTCATTGGCACAGGGTTATTCTTTAATACCGGCTATATTATCTCCACGACCGGTGCGGCGGGTACGCTGCTGGCCTATCTGATCGGCGCGCTGGTGGTCTGGCTGGTGATGCAGTGCCTGGGCGAGCTGTCGGTGGCGATGCCGGAAACCGGCGCTTTTCACGTCTATGCCGCACGCTATCTCGGTCCGGCGACCGGTTATACCGTGGCGTGGCTCTACTGGCTGACCTGGACCGTGGCGCTCGGTTCAAGCTTTACCGCCGCCGGGTTCTGCATGCAGTACTGGTTTCCGCAGGTGCCGGTGTGGGTCTGGTGCGTGGTGTTCTGCGCGGTGATTTTCGCCCTCAACGTCATCTCCACACGCTTCTTTGCCGAAGGCGAATTCTGGTTTTCGCTGGTGAAAGTCGTCACCATTATTGCCTTTATCATTCTTGGCGGTGCCGCCATCTTTGGCTTTATCCCGATGCAGGATGGCTCACCGGCGCCGGGGCTGCACAACATTACCGCCGAAGGCTGGTTCCCTCACGGTGGGCTGCCGATTCTGATGACCATGGTGGCGGTGAATTTCGCTTTCTCCGGTACCGAGATTATCGGTATCGCCGCCGGCGAGACGCAAAACCCGCATCAGGTCATCCCGGTCGCTATCCGCACGACCATCGCGCGACTGATTATCTTTTTTATCGGCACCGTTTTTGTGCTGGCGGCGCTGATCCCGATGCAGCAGGCGGGGGTGGAAAAAAGCCCGTTTGTGCTGGTGTTCGAAAAGGTGGGTATCCCCTATGCGGCAGACATTTTTAACTTTGTGATTCTCACAGCTATTCTCTCTGCGGCGAATTCCGGGCTGTATGCGTCCGGGCGGATGCTGTGGTCGCTGTCGAACGAAAAGACGCTGCCGGCCTGTTTTGCCAAAGTGAACAAGAACGGCGTGCCGCTGATCGCGCTGTCGGTCAGTATGCTGGGCGGTGTACTGGCGCTGTTTTCCAGCGTTGTGGCGCCGGATACGGTCTTTGTCGCGCTGTCGGCGATTTCCGGTTTTGCGGTGGTGGCGGTCTGGCTGAGCATCTGCGCAGCGCACTTTATGTTCCGTCGCCGCCACCTCCAGCAGGGCAAAGCGCTGAGCGAACTGCACTATCGCGCGCCGTGGTATCCGCTGGTGCCGGTGCTGGGCTTTATTTTGTGCCTGGTGGCCTGCATTGGCCTCGCCTTTGACCCCAGCCAGAGAATTGCGCTGTGGTGCGGGATCCCGTTCGTCGCCCTGTGTTATGGTGCGTACTATCTGACTCGTTCACGGACATTGACCCAGGAGCCTCAACATGTCGCAGAATAA
- the eat gene encoding ethanolamine permease gives MTEQTTTLKRTLGSFRLWGIAVGLVISGEYFGWSYGWSQAGTLGFMIVALAIAAMYCAFIFSFTELTTAIPHAGGPFAYAYRAFGPTGGFIAGFATLIEFVFAPPAIAMAIGAYLNVQFPALDPKWVACGAYVIFMTLNILGVGIAATFELIVTLLAIFELLVFMGVVAPGFSWSHFTANGWAGAESFSGLALPGMFAAIPFAIWFFLAIEGASMAAEEAKDPQRTIPRALGGGILTLTVLAIGVMVFAGGVGDWRTLANINDPLPQAMKMVVGTSSGWLHMLVWLGLFGLVASFHGIIMGYSRQIYSLARAGYLPARLATLNRRTRTPYLAILAGGVVGIAAIFSDSLITISGMPLTACIVTMSVFGAIVMYITSMAALFKLRRSEPNLIRPFRAPLYPWAPAFALAMAVLCLVAMVWYNPLLALIFAAMMLGGYLWFRKTASSRERAPADPQLRIVS, from the coding sequence ATGACAGAGCAAACCACAACGCTAAAAAGAACGCTCGGCAGTTTCCGTTTATGGGGGATAGCCGTCGGGCTGGTGATTTCAGGTGAGTATTTTGGCTGGAGCTACGGCTGGTCGCAGGCCGGGACCCTGGGCTTTATGATTGTCGCGCTGGCGATTGCCGCCATGTACTGCGCCTTTATCTTTAGCTTTACCGAGCTGACCACCGCCATTCCGCACGCGGGCGGGCCATTCGCTTACGCCTACCGCGCATTCGGCCCCACCGGCGGCTTTATTGCCGGTTTCGCCACCCTGATTGAGTTTGTCTTTGCCCCTCCGGCGATTGCCATGGCGATCGGCGCCTATCTTAACGTCCAGTTCCCGGCGCTGGACCCCAAATGGGTCGCCTGCGGCGCCTACGTTATCTTTATGACGCTGAACATCCTCGGCGTCGGCATTGCCGCCACCTTCGAGCTGATCGTCACCCTGCTGGCGATTTTCGAGCTGCTGGTGTTTATGGGCGTGGTGGCGCCGGGCTTCTCATGGAGCCACTTTACCGCCAACGGCTGGGCCGGGGCAGAGAGTTTCAGCGGCCTGGCGCTGCCGGGGATGTTTGCCGCGATTCCCTTTGCTATCTGGTTCTTTCTGGCGATTGAAGGCGCATCGATGGCCGCGGAAGAGGCCAAAGACCCGCAGCGTACCATCCCGCGCGCGCTGGGCGGCGGTATTCTGACCCTCACCGTACTGGCCATCGGCGTGATGGTGTTTGCCGGGGGCGTCGGCGACTGGCGCACCCTGGCTAACATCAACGACCCGCTGCCGCAGGCAATGAAAATGGTGGTTGGCACCAGCAGCGGCTGGCTGCATATGCTGGTATGGCTGGGTCTGTTCGGTCTGGTGGCCTCGTTTCACGGCATTATCATGGGCTATTCCCGGCAGATCTACTCGCTGGCGCGGGCGGGCTATCTCCCTGCCCGTCTTGCCACCCTCAACCGCCGCACCCGCACGCCGTATCTGGCGATCCTCGCCGGCGGTGTGGTCGGTATCGCGGCCATTTTCTCCGACTCGCTGATCACCATCAGCGGGATGCCGCTGACCGCCTGTATCGTCACCATGTCGGTATTTGGCGCTATTGTTATGTATATCACCTCGATGGCGGCGCTGTTTAAGCTGCGCCGCAGCGAGCCGAATTTGATTCGTCCGTTCCGCGCGCCGCTCTACCCGTGGGCACCGGCCTTCGCCCTGGCGATGGCGGTACTCTGTCTGGTGGCGATGGTCTGGTATAACCCGCTGCTGGCGCTGATTTTCGCGGCGATGATGCTGGGAGGCTATCTATGGTTTCGCAAAACCGCATCCTCCCGCGAACGTGCGCCGGCGGATCCACAGCTGCGCATTGTCTCCTGA
- a CDS encoding ethanolamine ammonia-lyase subunit EutB, which yields MYKTTLSGQVWRFDSLKTLMAKASPARSGDALAGVIAGSAEERMAAKIALADVPLSEILANPPIPYEQDEVTRLIIDTHDSGGFAAIRHLTVGDFRDWLLDDAIDTATLQQVARAITPEMAAAVSKLMRNQDLILAASKCQVITRFRNTIGLPGHLSVRLQPNHPTDDMKGIAASMLDGLLYGAGDAVIGINPASDSLPVLAQLNHMLDDIIQRFAIPTQSCILTHVTNTLQLIERGAPVDLVFQSVAGTEAANSGFGINLALLQEAREAALSLNRGTLGNNVMYFETGQGSALSANAHHGVDQQTCEARAYAVARHFDPLLVNTVVGFIGPEYLYDGKQIIRAGLEDHFCGKLMGLPIGCDVCYTNHAEADQDDMDTLLTLLCTAGLTFLIGVPGADDIMLNYQSTSFHDALYARRLLGLKHAPEFAAWLAKMRIIDPDGTLRLTDARHPLLSVLPQGEPV from the coding sequence ATGTATAAAACAACGCTATCAGGCCAGGTCTGGCGCTTTGATAGTCTGAAAACGCTGATGGCGAAAGCGTCGCCGGCGCGATCCGGCGATGCGCTGGCGGGCGTGATCGCCGGGAGCGCCGAGGAGCGCATGGCGGCGAAAATCGCGCTGGCGGATGTCCCGCTAAGCGAGATTCTGGCTAACCCGCCGATCCCGTATGAACAGGACGAAGTCACCCGGCTGATTATCGACACCCACGACAGCGGTGGCTTCGCCGCCATTCGCCACCTGACGGTCGGCGATTTTCGCGACTGGCTGCTGGATGACGCCATCGATACCGCCACCCTGCAGCAGGTCGCGCGGGCGATAACGCCGGAAATGGCGGCGGCAGTCAGCAAGCTGATGCGCAATCAGGATCTGATCCTCGCCGCCAGTAAGTGCCAGGTCATTACCCGTTTTCGCAATACGATAGGGTTGCCGGGCCACCTTAGCGTCCGCCTGCAGCCTAATCACCCGACGGATGATATGAAGGGCATTGCCGCCAGCATGCTTGACGGCCTGCTGTACGGCGCGGGCGATGCGGTGATCGGCATTAACCCGGCCAGCGACAGCCTGCCGGTGCTGGCGCAGCTCAACCATATGCTCGACGATATTATTCAGCGCTTCGCCATCCCTACCCAGTCCTGCATTCTGACCCACGTCACCAACACCCTGCAGCTGATTGAGCGCGGCGCGCCGGTCGATCTGGTGTTCCAGTCGGTGGCAGGCACGGAAGCGGCCAACAGCGGCTTTGGTATTAATCTGGCCTTATTGCAGGAGGCGCGCGAGGCGGCGCTGAGCCTTAATCGCGGCACACTGGGCAATAACGTGATGTATTTCGAAACCGGACAGGGAAGCGCCCTCTCCGCCAATGCGCATCACGGCGTCGATCAGCAGACCTGCGAAGCGCGCGCCTACGCCGTGGCTCGCCACTTCGACCCACTGCTGGTCAATACGGTGGTCGGTTTTATCGGCCCGGAATATCTCTACGACGGTAAGCAGATCATCCGCGCCGGTCTGGAGGATCACTTCTGCGGCAAGCTGATGGGGCTGCCGATCGGCTGCGACGTCTGCTACACCAACCACGCCGAAGCGGATCAGGATGATATGGATACGCTGCTGACTCTGCTGTGCACCGCCGGACTGACGTTCTTAATCGGCGTGCCGGGCGCGGACGATATCATGCTCAACTATCAGAGCACCTCGTTTCACGATGCGCTGTACGCCCGTCGCCTGCTCGGCCTGAAGCACGCCCCGGAGTTTGCCGCCTGGCTGGCGAAAATGCGCATTATCGACCCGGATGGCACCCTGCGTCTGACCGATGCCCGCCATCCGCTGCTGTCCGTCCTGCCGCAAGGAGAACCGGTATGA
- the eutC gene encoding ethanolamine ammonia-lyase subunit EutC, which yields MNPPDAWNPLREFTDARIALGRSGASLPTREVLNFGLAHARARDAIHRPFESEQLEAPLAELGLSTLTVRSAASDRHIYLNRPDLGRRLDEASRADLAASGVRPADLLLVIGDGLSSYAVHRQALPLIRALLPYLHTLGISLAPVVLAHQSRVALGDDIGETLKARAVAILIGERPGLSSPDSLGVYLTWQPHRQRLESERNCISNIRPDGLNYDAAAFKLAWLLEQAFLRRLTGVRLKDESDNPALHGRVKPLGVQQI from the coding sequence ATGAATCCCCCCGACGCCTGGAACCCGCTGCGTGAATTTACCGATGCGCGCATTGCGCTGGGGCGCAGCGGCGCCAGCCTGCCGACGCGCGAAGTGCTCAACTTTGGTCTGGCTCATGCCCGGGCGCGCGACGCCATCCACCGGCCGTTTGAAAGCGAGCAGCTGGAAGCGCCGCTGGCGGAACTGGGCCTCTCGACGCTCACGGTGCGCAGCGCCGCCAGCGATCGGCATATTTATCTTAACCGTCCCGATCTCGGGCGGCGGCTGGATGAGGCCAGCCGCGCCGATCTCGCCGCCAGCGGCGTGCGTCCGGCGGATCTGCTGCTGGTGATTGGCGACGGGCTCTCCTCATATGCCGTGCATCGTCAGGCCCTGCCGCTGATTCGCGCGCTGCTGCCCTATCTGCACACGCTGGGCATCAGCCTCGCGCCGGTGGTGCTTGCCCATCAGTCCCGGGTGGCGCTGGGGGATGATATTGGCGAAACGCTGAAGGCCAGAGCGGTGGCGATATTAATCGGCGAGCGGCCGGGGCTCTCTTCGCCGGACAGCCTTGGCGTCTATCTGACCTGGCAACCGCATCGTCAGCGGCTGGAGTCGGAGCGTAACTGTATTTCGAATATTCGCCCGGACGGGCTGAACTATGATGCCGCCGCCTTTAAGCTGGCGTGGCTGCTGGAGCAGGCTTTTTTACGTCGTCTGACCGGCGTGCGCCTTAAGGATGAGAGCGATAACCCGGCGCTGCATGGCAGGGTGAAACCGCTGGGGGTTCAACAAATTTAA
- a CDS encoding ABC transporter substrate-binding protein, giving the protein MRIAKTKIALALGILALTAQAQADQLADIKAAGVVKVATFDANPPFGSVDPKTHQLVGYDVDFAQALAKSLGVKLELVATNPANRIPLLQSGKADLIVADITITPERAQVIDFSTPYFVTGQQFLVPVKSADKLDDYSKARIGAVKGTTGEQALHQRFPQSRVLSYDDIPLALTALRNGNVQAITQDSTILAGLLAEAPDKANFKIIPDLLSKEEIGVGVKKGEPALLKAVNDELVNLEKSGQAAKIYDVWFGPATKTPQPRAFTIEAK; this is encoded by the coding sequence ATGCGCATTGCAAAAACAAAAATCGCGCTGGCGCTGGGGATTCTGGCGCTGACCGCCCAGGCTCAGGCAGACCAGCTGGCAGATATCAAAGCCGCTGGCGTGGTAAAAGTTGCCACCTTCGATGCGAACCCGCCGTTTGGTTCGGTCGACCCGAAAACTCACCAGTTGGTGGGCTATGACGTTGATTTCGCCCAGGCGCTGGCGAAATCGCTCGGCGTAAAACTGGAGCTGGTCGCTACTAACCCGGCGAACCGTATCCCGCTGCTGCAATCCGGTAAGGCCGACCTGATCGTCGCCGATATCACCATTACGCCGGAGCGTGCACAGGTTATTGATTTCTCTACACCATACTTCGTTACCGGCCAGCAGTTCCTCGTCCCGGTGAAATCGGCGGACAAGCTTGATGATTACAGCAAAGCGCGCATCGGCGCGGTAAAAGGCACCACCGGCGAACAGGCGCTGCATCAGCGCTTCCCGCAATCACGCGTGCTCTCTTATGACGATATCCCGCTGGCGCTGACCGCCCTGCGTAACGGTAACGTGCAGGCCATCACCCAGGACAGCACCATTCTCGCCGGCCTGCTGGCAGAGGCGCCGGACAAAGCCAACTTTAAAATCATCCCCGATTTGCTGAGCAAAGAAGAGATTGGCGTTGGCGTCAAGAAAGGCGAACCGGCGCTGCTGAAAGCAGTCAACGACGAACTGGTCAATCTGGAAAAATCGGGCCAGGCCGCCAAAATCTATGATGTCTGGTTTGGCCCTGCCACCAAAACTCCACAGCCGCGCGCGTTTACCATAGAAGCTAAATAA
- a CDS encoding amino acid ABC transporter ATP-binding protein: MLSGLFSRSAASSADFSHLQRASIEFRQAAKRYGDHQVLNGINLQVEPGEVVAILGPSGSGKSTLIRLVNQLESLSAGEILIDGKPTRHLTDSALRQLRSRVGFVFQQFNLYAHLTAQENITLALERVHGWEKTAARERALALLQQVGLEDKARQMPAQLSGGQQQRVAIARALASSPQIILFDEPTSALDPEMIGEVLLVMKQLAHSGITMVVVTHEMQFAREIADRVVFIDGGDILEVAPPADFFARPQHARTRRFLQKVLNPLHQESLE, translated from the coding sequence ATGTTATCGGGTCTGTTTTCACGCTCCGCGGCTTCGTCCGCGGATTTTTCGCATTTGCAGCGCGCCAGTATAGAATTTCGCCAGGCGGCAAAACGCTACGGCGACCATCAGGTGCTCAACGGTATCAATCTACAGGTCGAACCCGGGGAAGTGGTCGCGATCCTCGGGCCGTCAGGATCGGGGAAATCAACGCTGATCCGCCTGGTCAATCAGCTCGAATCCCTTAGCGCAGGCGAGATTCTGATCGACGGCAAACCCACTCGCCACCTTACGGACAGCGCGCTGCGTCAGTTACGCAGCCGCGTGGGCTTTGTTTTCCAGCAGTTCAACCTCTATGCCCATCTGACGGCGCAGGAAAATATCACCCTGGCGCTGGAGCGCGTGCACGGCTGGGAAAAAACCGCCGCCCGCGAACGCGCGCTGGCGCTGCTGCAACAGGTCGGGCTGGAGGATAAAGCCCGCCAGATGCCGGCCCAGCTCTCCGGCGGCCAGCAGCAGCGCGTGGCCATTGCCCGCGCCCTCGCCTCGTCGCCGCAAATTATTCTCTTCGATGAACCCACCTCGGCGCTGGATCCGGAAATGATCGGCGAAGTGTTGCTGGTCATGAAGCAGCTGGCGCACAGCGGCATTACCATGGTGGTGGTGACGCATGAGATGCAGTTTGCCCGTGAAATTGCCGACCGGGTGGTGTTTATCGACGGTGGCGATATTCTCGAAGTGGCGCCGCCGGCGGACTTTTTCGCCCGGCCACAGCACGCCCGCACGCGGCGTTTTCTGCAAAAGGTGCTCAATCCGCTGCACCAGGAGAGTCTCGAGTGA
- a CDS encoding amino acid ABC transporter permease, whose translation MTPGLDWHGVLSGQPLQWIISGFLTTVWVSLAGMVLATLLAVLLLALRLGSGRAGLGLVACWVSLFRNTPLLVQLLFWYFAAWNLLPLTARDFINADHAWSILPGNVWWLTPEFLCSMWGLGVFTSAFLVEEIASGLRAVSHGQREAALAQGFTPWGELRHILLPQGLANAWQPIIGQYLNLMKLSSLASGIGFAELTYQVRQIESYNAHALEAFAVGTALYLALGVVMGMALARLGPGNTQHRSAQHER comes from the coding sequence GTGACCCCGGGTCTCGACTGGCACGGCGTACTGAGTGGGCAGCCGCTGCAGTGGATAATCTCCGGCTTTCTGACCACCGTGTGGGTCAGCCTCGCCGGGATGGTGCTGGCCACGCTCCTGGCGGTGCTGCTGCTGGCGCTGCGCTTAGGCAGCGGCCGCGCCGGACTCGGGCTGGTGGCCTGCTGGGTCTCGCTGTTTCGCAATACGCCGCTGCTGGTACAACTGCTGTTCTGGTATTTCGCCGCCTGGAACCTGCTGCCGCTGACGGCGCGAGATTTCATCAATGCCGACCACGCCTGGTCCATTCTGCCGGGTAACGTCTGGTGGCTGACCCCGGAGTTTCTCTGCTCGATGTGGGGGCTGGGGGTATTCACCTCGGCGTTTCTGGTCGAAGAGATCGCCTCCGGGCTGCGCGCCGTCAGCCACGGTCAGCGGGAAGCTGCCCTTGCGCAGGGTTTTACGCCGTGGGGCGAACTGCGTCATATTCTGCTGCCGCAGGGGCTGGCGAACGCCTGGCAACCGATTATCGGCCAGTATCTGAACCTGATGAAGCTCTCGTCGCTGGCCAGCGGCATCGGCTTTGCCGAACTGACCTACCAGGTGCGGCAAATCGAAAGCTATAACGCCCACGCGCTGGAAGCCTTCGCCGTCGGCACGGCGCTGTATCTGGCGCTTGGGGTGGTGATGGGGATGGCGCTGGCGCGTCTGGGTCCGGGCAACACGCAGCACAGGAGCGCACAGCATGAACGCTAA
- a CDS encoding amino acid ABC transporter permease has product MNANLAVIADNLDYLLWGRLADGIPGGVALTLMMALGAAALALPLGILLAGAAWRYGGLVRRLLFLWAELIRGIPLIFVIFWLWYLLPMLTGSDLPGAVTVTLALAWFTAASVMHSVLAGLQSLPAGQFEAARTQGFSAGQALRVILLPQALRNVQPSLVGIFINLLKDTSLAFIVNVPELTTVAGQVNNRVQIYPLAIFVFTGAVYYLLCCGLSLLANRRYLRRYARA; this is encoded by the coding sequence ATGAACGCTAATCTGGCGGTTATCGCCGATAACCTCGATTACCTGCTGTGGGGACGGCTGGCGGACGGCATTCCCGGCGGCGTGGCGTTGACGCTGATGATGGCGCTCGGCGCCGCGGCGCTGGCGCTTCCCCTCGGTATTCTGCTGGCAGGCGCCGCCTGGCGTTATGGCGGCCTGGTGCGCCGGCTGCTGTTCCTGTGGGCGGAGTTGATTCGCGGCATTCCGCTTATTTTCGTCATTTTTTGGCTCTGGTATCTGCTGCCGATGCTGACCGGGAGCGACCTGCCGGGGGCGGTGACCGTCACCCTGGCGCTGGCATGGTTTACCGCCGCCTCGGTGATGCACTCGGTGCTGGCGGGGCTGCAGTCATTGCCCGCCGGGCAATTTGAAGCGGCGCGAACCCAGGGATTTTCTGCCGGGCAAGCGCTGCGTGTGATCCTGCTGCCGCAGGCGCTGCGCAATGTTCAGCCCTCGCTGGTCGGGATTTTTATCAACCTGCTGAAAGACACCTCGCTGGCGTTTATTGTCAACGTGCCGGAGCTCACCACCGTCGCCGGCCAGGTCAATAACCGGGTACAAATCTACCCGCTGGCGATTTTTGTCTTCACCGGCGCGGTCTATTACCTGCTGTGCTGCGGCCTGAGCCTGCTGGCTAACCGTCGCTATCTCCGGCGCTACGCCCGCGCCTAA
- the phnC gene encoding phosphonate ABC transporter ATP-binding protein: protein MNSSLAAVTETDYPHFGQPNTDRQRKVLSVRNLNKSYSAQQTVLDNISFDLHAGELVGVIGRSGAGKSTLLHVLNGTHSATSGEILSYPEVGTPHDVAKLKGRALNAWRSECGMIFQDFCLVPRLDVLTNVLLGRLSQTSTLKSLFKIFPDADRARAISLLEWMNMLPHALQRAENLSGGQMQRVAICRALMQNPGILLADEPVASLDPKNTQRIMNVLREISEQGISVMVNLHSVELVKEYCTRVIGVAKGNIIFDDHPLRLTQDILHRLYGDEISQLH from the coding sequence ATGAATAGTTCTCTTGCCGCGGTAACCGAAACCGATTATCCGCATTTTGGTCAGCCGAATACCGACCGGCAGCGGAAAGTCTTAAGCGTGCGTAACCTGAATAAGTCTTACAGCGCGCAGCAAACCGTACTCGATAACATCAGTTTTGATCTGCATGCCGGCGAGCTGGTGGGCGTGATTGGCCGCTCCGGCGCCGGGAAGTCGACGCTGCTGCATGTGCTGAACGGCACCCACAGCGCCACCAGCGGTGAGATCCTCAGCTACCCGGAAGTGGGCACGCCGCACGATGTGGCGAAGCTAAAAGGCCGCGCGCTGAACGCCTGGCGTAGCGAGTGCGGCATGATTTTCCAGGACTTCTGCCTGGTGCCGCGTCTTGACGTGTTAACCAACGTCCTGCTGGGCCGGCTGAGCCAGACTTCCACGCTGAAATCCCTGTTTAAGATCTTCCCTGACGCCGACCGCGCGCGCGCCATCTCGCTGCTGGAGTGGATGAATATGCTGCCCCATGCCCTGCAGCGGGCAGAAAACCTCTCCGGCGGGCAGATGCAGCGCGTGGCGATTTGTCGCGCGCTGATGCAGAACCCCGGTATTTTGCTGGCCGATGAGCCTGTCGCCTCTCTCGATCCGAAAAACACCCAGCGCATCATGAACGTACTGCGCGAAATCAGTGAACAGGGCATCAGCGTGATGGTGAACCTGCACTCGGTGGAACTGGTGAAAGAGTATTGCACGCGGGTGATTGGCGTAGCGAAGGGCAACATTATTTTTGACGACCATCCCTTACGGCTGACTCAGGATATTCTGCATCGGCTGTACGGGGATGAAATTAGCCAATTGCATTAA
- the phnD gene encoding phosphonate ABC transporter substrate-binding protein yields MKQYITGAVRISAAVAGMMMAWQAGAAEQPKELNLGILGGQNATQQIGDNQCVKQFLDKELNVDTKLRNSSDYSGVIQGLLGGKVDVVLSMSPSSYASVYINNPKAVDIVGIAVDDKDQSRGYHSVVIVKADSPYKKLEDLKGKAFGFADPDSTSGYLIPNHAFKQKFGGTSDNKYNNFFSSVTFSGGHEQDILGVLNGQFAGAVTWTSMVGDYNSGYSVGAFNRLIRMDHPDLMKQIRIIWQSPLIPNGPILVSNALPADFKAKVITAIKKLDTDNHACFVKAMGGTQHIGPGSVADFQQIIDMKRELVSAR; encoded by the coding sequence ATGAAACAATACATCACTGGTGCAGTTCGTATATCCGCCGCGGTCGCGGGAATGATGATGGCATGGCAGGCTGGCGCTGCGGAACAGCCAAAAGAATTAAACCTGGGGATCCTGGGGGGTCAGAACGCCACCCAGCAAATTGGTGATAACCAGTGTGTAAAACAGTTTCTCGACAAAGAGCTGAACGTCGATACCAAATTACGCAACTCCTCTGACTATTCCGGCGTTATTCAGGGTCTGCTGGGCGGTAAAGTGGACGTCGTGTTGAGTATGTCGCCTTCGTCTTACGCTTCGGTTTATATCAATAACCCGAAAGCGGTCGATATTGTTGGTATCGCCGTGGATGATAAAGATCAGTCCCGTGGCTACCACTCGGTGGTCATTGTCAAAGCCGACAGCCCGTATAAGAAGTTAGAAGATCTGAAAGGTAAAGCATTCGGCTTTGCCGACCCGGACTCCACTTCCGGCTATTTGATCCCGAACCACGCCTTCAAACAGAAATTCGGCGGCACTTCGGATAACAAATACAACAACTTCTTCTCCAGCGTCACCTTCTCCGGCGGCCACGAGCAGGACATCCTGGGCGTGCTGAACGGCCAGTTCGCGGGTGCGGTCACCTGGACCTCGATGGTCGGCGACTACAACAGCGGCTACAGCGTTGGTGCTTTCAACCGTCTGATTCGTATGGATCATCCTGATCTGATGAAACAGATCCGTATCATCTGGCAATCGCCGCTGATCCCTAACGGCCCGATCCTGGTCAGCAACGCGCTGCCGGCTGACTTTAAAGCCAAAGTCATCACCGCTATCAAAAAGCTGGATACCGACAACCACGCCTGCTTTGTGAAAGCGATGGGCGGTACTCAGCATATCGGTCCGGGCAGCGTGGCCGACTTCCAGCAGATTATCGATATGAAACGCGAGCTGGTAAGCGCCCGTTAA